In Aegilops tauschii subsp. strangulata cultivar AL8/78 chromosome 3, Aet v6.0, whole genome shotgun sequence, one genomic interval encodes:
- the LOC109775980 gene encoding threonine synthase 2, chloroplastic gives MATPTATTSSLSLLFAHPHSHHPSANQRFDRSHLRLPPRAAAHRTRCATEGASASTATKHRRPAEENIREEAARLRGPATTFSAWYEPFPPASDGDPNERYSLDEVVYRSTSGGLLDVRHDMDALARFPGSYWRDLFDSRVGRTTWPYGSGVWSKKEFVLPEIDSDHIVSLFEGNSNLFWAERLGREHLGGMNDLWVKQCGISHTGSFKDLGMTALVSQVNRLRRAPLSRPINGVGCASTGDTSAALSAYCAAAGIPAIVFLPADRISLQQLIQPIANGATVLSLDTDFDGCMRLIREVTAELPIYLANSLNSLRLEGQKTAAIEILQQFNWQVPDWVIIPGGNLGNIYAFYKGFEMCRALGLVDRVPRLVCAQAANANPLYRYFKSGYTDFQSLVAGTTFASAIQIGDPVSIDRAVVALKATDGIVEEATEEELMDATALADLTGMFACPHTGVALAALFKLRDQGIIGTNDRTVVVSTAHGLKFTQSKIDYHDKNIKDMLCQYANPPISVKPDFGSVMDVLQKKLNGKI, from the coding sequence ATGGCGAcgcccaccgccaccacctcctctctctccctcctcttcgcCCACCCCCACTCCCACCATCCCTCCGCCAACCAGCGCTTCGACAGGTCCCATCTCCGCCTCCCGCCCCGCGCCGCGGCGCACCGCACGCGCTGCGCCACCGAGGGCGCCTCGGCGTCGACCGCCACCAAGCACCGGCGCCCCGCGGAGGAGAACATCAGGGAGGAGGCCGCGCGCCTCCGCGGGCCCGCCACGACCTTCTCGGCGTGGTACGAGCCCTTCCCCCCGGCCTCCGATGGCGACCCCAACGAGCGCTACTCGCTCGACGAGGTCGTCTACCGCTCCACCTCCGGCGGCCTCCTCGACGTCCGCCACGACATGGACGCGCTCGCGCGCTTCCCGGGCTCCTACTGGCGCGACCTCTTCGACTCCCGCGTCGGCCGCACCACCTGGCCCTACGGCTCCGGCGTCTGGTCCAAGAAGGAGTTCGTGCTCCCGGAGATCGACTCCGACCACATCGTCTCTCTCTTCGAGGGCAACAGCAACCTCTTCTGGGCGGAGCGCCTCGGCCGCGAGCACCTCGGCGGGATGAACGATCTCTGGGTCAAGCAGTGCGGCATCTCGCACACTGGCTCATTCAAGGACCTCGGCATGACGGCGCTCGTCAGCCAGGTCAACCGCCTCCGCCGGGCTCCGCTCTCGCGTCCCATCAACGGCGTGGGGTGCGCGTCCACAGGCGACACCTCCGCCGCGCTCTCGGCCTACTGTGCCGCTGCGGGCATCCCCGCCATCGTGTTCCTCCCCGCAGACCGCATCTCGCTGCAGCAGCTCATCCAGCCCATCGCCAACGGCGCCACGGTGCTCTCGCTTGACACGGATTTCGACGGATGCATGCGGCTTATCAGGGAGGTGACAGCTGAGCTGCCCATTTACCTCGCAAACTCACTCAACTCGCTTCGGCTGGAGGGGCAGAAGACGGCTGCCATCGAGATATTGCAACAGTTCAATTGGCAGGTGCCGGACTGGGTCATTATCCCAGGAGGCAATCTGGGCAACATTTATGCTTTCTACAAGGGGTTTGAGATGTGCCGTGCTCTTGGGCTAGTTGATCGTGTTCCACGGCTTGTATGTGCACAGGCTGCCAACGCAAATCCACTGTACCGGTATTTTAAGTCTGGGTATACTGACTTCCAGTCACTTGTTGCTGGAACTACATTTGCATCTGCCATACAGATTGGTGATCCAGTGTCTATTGACCGTGCGGTTGTTGCGCTGAAGGCAACTGATGGCATTGTCGAGGAAGCTACAGAGGAAGAGCTCATGGATGCGACGGCTCTTGCTGACCTCACTGGGATGTTTGCTTGCCCACATACTGGGGTTGCACTTGCTGCTCTGTTCAAGCTCCGTGACCAGGGTATAATTGGCACTAATGACCGCACGGTGGTTGTTAGTACAGCACATGGGCTAAAGTTCACACAATCAAAGATCGACTACCATGATAAGAACATCAAGGACATGTTGTGCCAGTATGCCAATCCACCTATCAGTGTGAAGCCTGACTTTGGGTCTGTCATGGATGTTCTCCAGAAGAAGCTCAATGGTAAGATCTGA